From Bacillus sp. Bos-x628, the proteins below share one genomic window:
- a CDS encoding ring-cleaving dioxygenase, translating into MKINGIHHVSALTANAQKNVNFYRQILGLKLVKKTVNQDDPSMYHLFYGDEVASPGTELTFFEIPMLARRLEGTNAITRTGLLVSSEEALAFWEKRFEEKGVKKEKTSIRGGRPALLFTDPEGQQMFLTVEPNGHEAGEPPVHADIRAEFAIRGLGPVELTVARAEETTRVLTEILGFKNKASEQTSHGMMTIYESGEGGAGTEIHVIEKADGPSERSGRGSVHHVAFRVKNADELEKWHDKISKAGFANSGVVERFYFKALYFREPNGILFEISTDGPGFTVDEGVEELGNRLALPPFLEHRRSEIEHRLTPIQS; encoded by the coding sequence ATGAAAATAAATGGTATTCACCATGTATCTGCACTAACGGCAAATGCTCAGAAAAATGTTAATTTCTATCGTCAAATACTTGGTTTAAAACTTGTGAAAAAAACAGTCAATCAGGACGATCCTTCTATGTATCATCTGTTTTATGGAGATGAAGTGGCTTCCCCAGGAACGGAGCTGACATTCTTTGAAATTCCAATGCTGGCTCGTCGTTTGGAAGGGACCAATGCCATTACACGCACAGGGCTTCTCGTCTCATCTGAGGAGGCACTAGCATTTTGGGAAAAGCGTTTTGAAGAAAAGGGTGTCAAAAAGGAAAAAACATCCATAAGAGGTGGTAGACCAGCCTTGTTATTTACAGATCCAGAAGGGCAACAGATGTTTTTAACAGTGGAGCCGAATGGACATGAAGCTGGAGAACCACCAGTACATGCTGATATTAGAGCAGAGTTTGCCATAAGAGGTTTAGGTCCTGTAGAACTGACGGTTGCAAGAGCAGAGGAAACGACCCGAGTGTTAACAGAGATTCTTGGTTTTAAGAATAAGGCGAGCGAACAAACAAGTCATGGAATGATGACCATTTATGAATCAGGAGAAGGCGGGGCTGGAACTGAGATACACGTCATTGAAAAAGCGGACGGCCCGTCAGAGCGTTCTGGCAGAGGAAGTGTTCATCACGTCGCATTTCGTGTAAAGAATGCGGATGAGCTTGAAAAATGGCATGACAAAATATCAAAAGCAGGTTTTGCAAATTCTGGTGTCGTTGAACGCTTTTATTTCAAAGCGCTCTACTTTAGAGAGCCGAACGGTATTCTTTTTGAAATTTCAACAGATGGGCCTGGTTTTACAGTAGATGAAGGCGTTGAAGAGCTTGGTAATCGTTTAGCGCTTCCGCCATTTCTGGAGCATCGACGATCAGAAATTGAACACCGATTAACGCCTATTCAATCATAA
- a CDS encoding bh protein, with the protein MKKTEMEANLHCTRCQEETLHSIVYVNDQMKSVECTECHQKISVQVDIMQEFYKEVYEKIATKPKRMTQEYKANLNGFLSRLPIRVLSKPYRLMRYLNESYKVIKQYKK; encoded by the coding sequence TTGAAGAAGACCGAAATGGAAGCAAACCTACACTGTACTCGGTGCCAAGAAGAGACCCTCCACAGCATCGTTTATGTGAATGATCAAATGAAAAGCGTAGAGTGTACAGAGTGCCATCAAAAAATCAGCGTTCAAGTGGACATCATGCAGGAATTTTATAAAGAAGTATATGAAAAAATTGCCACAAAGCCAAAACGAATGACACAAGAATATAAAGCAAACCTCAATGGTTTTCTATCCAGACTGCCAATTCGGGTGCTAAGTAAGCCGTACCGGCTCATGCGATATTTAAACGAATCGTATAAAGTCATTAAACAATATAAAAAATAA
- a CDS encoding amino acid permease codes for MNKEQPVLKQDIGLFFALSLVIGTIIGSGVFMKPGNVLSYSGSSEIALFAWLLGGILTLAGGLTVAEIGTQIPRTGGLYAYLEEVYGEFWGYLCGWVQIIIYGPAIIGALGLYFGSLLANLFSLSSLWSTTIGIIAVLFLCIINIVGTKYGGFVQGLTTIGKLVPIVAMIVFGLWKGNEHIFTAVNESIAQMNFGAAILATLFAYDGWILLAALGGEMKNPEKLLPRAMAGGILIVTACYLFINVALLHILPADQIVQLGENATSHAATMLFGPIGGKIISIGIIISIFGCLNGKVLSFPRVIFAMAERKQIPFAQAISRIHPTFQTPWVAVFIQILIAIIFMIVSNPEKLSEISIFMIYIFYVMAFFAVFKLRKQHIGIKRAYSVPLYPLTPIVAIIGSLFVLISTMITDWKSCLFSMLIGLAGLPIYYGMKKTQNKAER; via the coding sequence ATGAACAAAGAACAACCAGTATTAAAACAAGACATCGGCTTATTTTTTGCCCTTTCTCTTGTCATTGGGACGATCATTGGCTCAGGTGTTTTCATGAAACCAGGAAATGTCCTTTCTTATTCAGGAAGCTCCGAGATCGCATTATTCGCTTGGCTGCTAGGTGGCATTTTAACACTTGCGGGCGGGCTGACAGTCGCTGAAATCGGCACACAAATCCCGCGAACTGGCGGACTGTATGCCTATCTTGAAGAAGTGTACGGCGAATTTTGGGGTTATTTATGCGGCTGGGTCCAAATTATTATTTACGGTCCTGCCATTATTGGTGCTCTCGGTCTTTATTTTGGTTCCTTACTTGCTAATTTATTTTCTCTTTCTTCTTTATGGTCCACCACAATTGGCATCATAGCTGTTCTTTTTTTATGTATCATTAACATTGTGGGAACAAAATACGGCGGATTTGTACAAGGGTTAACCACTATTGGAAAGCTTGTTCCGATCGTAGCAATGATTGTGTTTGGTTTATGGAAAGGGAATGAACACATCTTTACGGCTGTCAATGAGAGCATTGCTCAAATGAACTTCGGCGCAGCGATTCTTGCTACTTTGTTTGCGTATGATGGCTGGATTTTGCTTGCAGCACTCGGAGGTGAGATGAAAAATCCGGAAAAATTGCTGCCTCGCGCAATGGCAGGAGGTATTTTAATTGTCACTGCATGCTATCTATTTATTAACGTGGCACTCCTGCACATTTTACCAGCCGATCAAATAGTCCAGCTTGGCGAAAATGCAACAAGTCATGCTGCTACTATGCTATTTGGTCCAATTGGTGGGAAAATTATTAGTATCGGCATCATCATTAGTATTTTTGGCTGCCTGAATGGAAAAGTTCTCTCATTTCCACGTGTCATTTTTGCAATGGCAGAACGAAAACAAATTCCGTTTGCACAAGCTATCTCACGTATTCACCCTACTTTTCAAACACCTTGGGTTGCTGTTTTTATTCAAATTTTGATTGCCATTATATTTATGATCGTCAGCAATCCGGAAAAGCTATCAGAGATTTCAATTTTCATGATTTATATTTTTTATGTGATGGCATTTTTTGCGGTATTTAAATTAAGAAAGCAACACATCGGGATCAAACGTGCTTATAGTGTTCCCCTTTATCCATTAACACCAATTGTCGCGATTATTGGTTCATTATTTGTATTAATTAGTACGATGATCACCGATTGGAAGAGCTGTCTTTTCTCGATGCTTATCGGACTAGCTGGACTGCCAATTTATTATGGTATGAAAAAAACACAAAATAAAGCAGAGCGCTAA